The genomic stretch TCGCTCCACACCATGACGGCGGTCTGGATGGGCCTGACGACCGTGCGCGAAGAACTCAAGGCCGGCCGGCTGGAGGTGGACGGCGATCCGGCCTTGATCCGCAACCTGCCGGAATGGCTGGGGCTCAGCAAGTTCGCTCCGGTGCAGCGGATGGTGAGCTAGCCCGATCCATCCTGATCAGGATCAAGGTCACCACGCCGCTGACGAGCAGCATCCAGTCCTGTGGGATATTAAGCAGAAAGGCGGCGCTTCCGCCGATGAGCGACCAGAGCAGGGGGACGACGAGAAGCACAACCGGTACCCGCCGCGTTGCAAGCAGCAAGACGCCGAACGTGAAGATCGTTACGGGGCATGGCGTCACCCCGAATGCGGGCAGTTCAGCCAGGCCGTGCCCGAAGAAAATGCCGATCAGCGGATAGAGAACGGCCGCATAGGTCAAGAGGAAGTAGCCGACGTAGGTCCTGAGCCGGGGAGCATCGCCGAATTCCACGTCCCGCCGGGCAGCGGCCCGCAGGAACAGCAGCCCCTGGAGAAGGAAGCCGGCGCCGAACACGTAGGCAGCCCCATTGATGCTGCTGAAGAACGCCAGATGATAGAACAGACCGGTCCAGAGCCACATGGCGCCCAGCCCGAGGCTCACGAGCACGCCCGCCGACTTCGTCTGCCTCACGACCGCGTAGATGATGGCGACGCCCAGAGCCA from Pseudorhizobium banfieldiae encodes the following:
- a CDS encoding DUF6064 family protein; protein product: MLPFSRDQFLAVFAAYNQSIWPAQLLALALGVAIIYAVVRQTKSAGVLVSLGLGAMWLWTGLFYHLAFFSSINGAAYVFGAGFLLQGLLFLRAAARRDVEFGDAPRLRTYVGYFLLTYAAVLYPLIGIFFGHGLAELPAFGVTPCPVTIFTFGVLLLATRRVPVVLLVVPLLWSLIGGSAAFLLNIPQDWMLLVSGVVTLILIRMDRASSPSAAPERTC